The Trichoderma asperellum chromosome 6, complete sequence region CACGCACACGTACGAGCAGCTGTGCATCCTTGACACGATGAGACTCTGCAAGATGCACACTAATGCATCCAATGCGACCGTGTGACAGAGGCAGAGAaactttttccttcttcttctccaactgAGGCGTGTTCTGGAAACTTTCCGCACAAGGGTAGCGCCACAGGCATCGCCAGGAGGAAAAGGAACGGAAGCCTTATTTTGACCTTCGCTTGAGctagagaggagaggagaagaaaagaggcttgCGCTGGGATGAATCCAGATAAGCAAATGGGCCTCGGAGAGATAAATGCCGACGCCACACCGAGTACCGGTACCTGCGCAGCTGCCGTTGCGCGTACGAAGAAGTCAGACAGGTAgaagtagtagcagtagcaaagGCAATTATTTTGAAACggaaaagacaaaacgaAGACTGGCTGCTATTGCTATGTCATTGATCAAACTCTGGCAACAATCCCACTCCGTAACCACCAACATTCGTCGCCCGTTCCCTTGATGCCTCCATCCTCCATCACTGAGGAATCAATCACATCCACCCCCGGCTCCAAGTACCTGTACCTGCTTTGGCCCACGGAATGTACAGCGTCCCGCACCATATCCCCCCGCAGCCAGCCATCCTGCAAACAGCTAGCAGAGGCGTCAATGTGCCGGGGATCTGCTCTCTAGGGCCACTCTAGCGCCACTCACGATACGGATACTGGAGCAAACGATAAACAAGCGGCGGTTGCCGCATGCATTCGCACTTTGCGCGCAGGCAGTCCACGGGCTAGTAGCAGTGCCTGTAGGTATATCTAGACCCTGCAGCCTCGGCGCtggcttcctcttttctgctcTCGCTTCTCCCTCATccgctgcctcttcttcttctctgccttctCTGCCACCCGCAGTCGAGAGCAAAGCTGTCGCAAACCACGGCGCTGCGACGATCATGGAGAAAAAGTACGGCTCCGGGCCCGACGAGGCCTACGACATCAACATCGAGGCCAGCTCGCCAAATGACAACAACGACTTCACTCTGGCCCACGATGgcgagcagctccagcgtggTCTCAAGAGTCGCCATCTGCAGTTTCTGGCCCTGGGAGGAGCCATTGGAACCGGCCTCTTTGTCGGCTCCGGCAGCATTCTCGCCGACACTGGCCCTGCGCCGCTCTTCATGGCCTACATCTCCATGTCCATCATTGTCTATGTCGTCATGAACGTGCTGGCAGAAATGACTGTCTATCTGCCGTTTCGAGGAGTCACCATCCCTTACTACGTCAGCCGATATGTCGATCCCAGCTTGGGCTTCGCTGCCGGCTGGAATTACTGGTATGCCTACACAATGCTTGTTGCGGCAGAAGCTTCGGCGGCAGCCATTGTGATAGAATATTGGAAAGCCCATGTCAATGTTGCCGTGTGgatcgccatcatcctcgttGTCTTGTTAGCGCTCAACTTATTCGCCGCGGCCATCTTTGGAGAGGCAGAATTTGTCTTTGCGTCAATCAAGCTGATCGCCCTGTTTGTTCTCTGCATAATTGGCATTGTCTTGTTCTTTGGCGGTGGCCCTGATCAACATCATGTTCTCGGCTTCCATTATTGGAACGATCCTGGAGCCTTTGTAGAATACAATGCGAAGGGGTCGACTGGCAAGTTCTTGGGCTACTGGCACGCCTTTGTCAAAGCTGGTACGTCTCGCCTATTTCACAGTCATTCGCCCATTCTGCCTACAATTAACTGACAATACTTTCCCTGCAGGATTTGCCTTTATTACCAGCCCAGAGTtgatcgccatcgccgccggagAGGCCGTTTCTCCTCGCCGAAACCTCAAAAAGGCCGCTCGTCGCTTTGTTTTCCGCTTGGCATTGTTCTACGGTGTATCCTCCCTCATCATTGGCATCATTGTCGCTTCGAATGATCCAAGACTCCTTGGGGCCTCTGACGCTAGCGCTTCACCGTTTGTCATTGGTATCCAGAATGCGGGCATCCCTGTGTTGAACCATATTATCAACGCCGTCATTTTGACTTCCGCTTGGTCTGCCGGAAACTCTTTCCTCTACTCTGCCAGCCGAGTTTTATATTCCATGGCTGTGAGCGGCCAAGCCCCCAAGGTATTCGCTCTTACCAACCGCATGGGTGTCCCCTATGTCGCTGTCCTGTTTACCTGGGTCTTTACCCTCCTCGCTTTCCTCAATGTCAGCAACTCTGGTGCTACAGTCTTCAACTGGTTTGTCAACATTTCAACCATTTCTGGCTTCATTGCCTggatcatcatcatgattaCCTATCTTCGCTTCCGTAAAGCGATTATTTTCAACAATCTCCTGGGAGAACTACCCTACAAGACGCCATTCCAGCCATACGCTACTTATTTTGCGCTCTTCATCATTTCCATTCTCACTCTCACAAACGGCTTCCAAATTTTCATCGGAGATAACTGGAACGTGAGCGACTTCATTGCTGCGTATATCACTCTACCCATTGTCCTTGTTCTTTATCTCGGCCACAAGATCTGGAAGCGCACCCCCTTCTGCATCAAGACATCTGAAGTCGATGTCATTACGGGTAAGAAGGAAATggacgagatggaggcgATGGATCAGCCCCCTGTGCCCAAGAACTGGCTTCAGAAGATCTGGTTCTGGCTGGCATAAACGTACGTGAGAGATGAAGGTGTGCTTTAGTTTTGTATATGGTGTTGCTATTCTTTATTGTATATACTGTTGATTCAAGATACTGTTTGACCTTGATGGAATGTTTCTAGAGAGGATATAGTTTCTTGTTAGATACCCAATCATGACGTAGATGAGGGTTATGCTGATGAATATCATTAAATGTTTAAATTTGCTCATGACTCTTAATTTCTATCCCAACCCAACTGCCTCTGTAATTCATTTAAGGCACTCAAATTTTATCTGCTAAACCTCTTGGTGAATTAACATGTAATTGCACAAATATCCTGGTCGTTCTTTAGGCTGTGCCAGTAGATTCAGGCCTAGGTTTCCTGGTAGCTTACGGTGCATATTTGGAGACTCTTTACTACATTTAATCGAAATATTCTTCTAGTATTAAACAAGTATTGAACAGAGAATAGCCCTAAAAGAAGTTATCGCCGTAGGGGAGTCacaaaaatatagctttcaATTAGAGTACAGCATAGTACACTGTACAGAATCAGATTCTCAGGCGATTCGCAAGTGTCACTAGCTGCATAGAGATGTTATGAAACTGCAAAGCAATAGTCTTTTGCGGAATTGACTTCCGTTTGTATACTTCACTCGATAACTGATAAAAGCGCCCTATATCCCGAGTACCATTtatgtttattaaaaagcacacCTTCCCCGGGCGCAAGTCCTGGTTGTAAAATTTGTCAGCTTCGCACCGCCCGCCGTTGCCGGATTGGGCCATTGCCCAAACATGGCGTACATGTGCATGCGCTACTCGTCAGCGCATGACATCACCCTCGTTCTTTTGGGTATACGCTGCCAATCTGTAAGTCGTATCGATCGTTTCATTCCAATGAAATCTTTACAGCATTGGCCTATTACATTCTAGTCTTTGTTCGTATACCACTATTTGCTAAGGAGAAGATTGCAATGGCAATTGGATTTTTCCGAAGCTATTGGAAGCATTTGTCATCTGAGCAAGCTGTATGCATGCCATACTTTGAAGCTCTCGGATGCTTTTGGTGTATTCGGTCAAATGGCGTAGTTGCTTCGTGCCTTGTTCTTCTACTATAAGTAGTCCTATTTCTCTCGGATGATATAGTCTGAATCATTCCATATTACAACACTCAACAATCAGTTTTCTAGAAAACTAGTTATACATTCTAACACGAATAATCAATCACCTCATTCAAATATACCTCTAATTGACCAATATGTCGACTCCTTTCGAATCAGAGATCCTCGCAGCCAATGCTAAATATGTGAGCACTTACAGACATAGTGGTCTTGAGTGCCCTCCTCAGAAGAAAGCCGTCCTTGGTATGTTCTCTTTCATTCGAAATCTAATTCGAACATCCAAACTTACTCATTATGTCTAGTAACATGCATGGATTGCCGTCTTGACCCCAAGTCAGCCTTGGGTTTCGAGCTTGGTGAGGTAACAACGATCCGGAATGCTGGTGCATCAGGCCAAGATGCAGCGCGCTCAGCAATTCTCACCACACACGTCTTGGGTGCTCAGGAGGTTCTTCTCATCAAGCATACGCGATGCGGATTGTTGGGTGTTCCTCAAGAGGCAGTTCATGGAATCATGAAGAAGAACTTGGGGTGGAGGAGTCCAAGGACGTGGATAACTTCGATGTTCTTACTTTCCATGATTTAGAGGCATCTACCCGGGAAGAAGTGGAATACCTCCGCAACCACCCTCTTTGGCTGAGCAAGATTAAAGTGACGGGCTGGATCCAGGATACTGATACTGGCGCTCTGAAGAAGATTGTGGAGTAGCTAAGCTTTGGGGGCTATAATTGATAGATGAGACTATTAAGTAGGATTGCGAGAGATTAGGATTAGCTAGACATATGAAGCAGGCAATATTTGAGATCAATTACATTGTACGGCCCTACTACCTATAATTTTTCCAATcaagtttaaaaattatttaactatgAGGTGAAAAACGAAAGTTTCTAGTGACTTGTTCCCCTAAGAGCAGGCGTAGATTGCTTCTATTTTGTGGCATTTGATATAGCCAAGTTATAATGATTACAACGATGCTACAATATGAATAAGCAGCTACATCTATCTACCCTTATGCACAGTAACGCATAAATCCTAGTAACATCACTTATGTGCTGCAGGTCGAGTTCATGTACATATATTCTGTCATTAATTTATCTAAAGCTCTATTGTATTGACATATAGTCTAAAATTTTCCGCCTCTATTTCACATGCTTGCTCCATTGTCTAATCTTAGGTCCCCAATAAAACAACGAGAACGGAATCGGAATCAGCAAGGCACTCAATATTCCAAGCAGCGTCAAAGCCCACGCAACGCCAAGATTTGCGTACATGGGAATGCCCACTTCCACCATTCCACCAGCAACCAGATATCTCGTTAAAGTAACGAAAACTAATCCACTAGCAGCTAGCTGTTCGTAAGTATAGATGATGTACTGGTAGCTGCTGATGAAAACGCAGAGAATGCCAAATCCAAGTAGCACGGACGCCGCGAGGGCGGACCAATATGATATCGATGCCCTAGTTGTCCACGCCATCCAGAAAAGCCCAATCGGGATTGTAGGTGCGCCAACCATCGCGAACCAAAGACGAGATTCAGGGCTAAGTTTACCATCCCTTTGAATGATCTTCCGTGACTGGATAGTAATTGGTATTGTCGTCGCCAAAGTTAACAAGAACCCAACGCCTAATCCGAAGAATGAAAGCCCCCGTTCTGCTAGGCTGAATCCGTATGTGTTCGTGAAGATAAAAGTATAGCCTGGTAGAAATGTAAAGATGACAATGTATAGCACGGAAAGATATACCGAAATCATAATGATGATTGGTTCGGAGTAAGACAGTTGCACTGGTCGATAGAGAGCAGGGCCAATTTTAGCTTTGAATCTCTGAAACCCAGATGCCTGCTCTGTATCTCCAAGGATTTTGGCTGAAGGAATCTCCCCATCCCCTGAAATGGTTTTcgcagtggcagcggcagtttGCCATTCACGTAGCGTTGACGCATGTGTTTCGGGTTGAAAAATCAAGACCAGCAAGAGAACAGCACCCGAGAGAACCAGCGTGCTCCATTCCACCCATCGCCAGCCCACAATCTTGCTATCAGCAATCAGTCCTCCAATTGCTGGTCCAACTGCCAAGCCGAAAAATCCGCCTGTAGCGTAAATCGGGAAAATGTGAATTTGGTCGACTGGATCCCACAGATCTGAGATGGTGCCACCAGCGCAAACTAACGGGGTGCTACCGAACATGCCGGCAAGGAATCGCAAAGCAAGTTGGGCACCGATATTGGGTGCTAAACCTGCTCCCATTGTGCACAGCATGAAGAGCAcaaagctaattatataaacGGGATTTCGACCGGCAATTTCGGACAGGGGGCCGGCAATGGGAGCACCGACTCCAAAGCCAACAAGAAACAGGCCTTTTGTGAAAGTTAGAAGTGAATTCAAAATAGTGCATATTCTATTCGAGCTGGGGTTTAGAGACGAACCAGTTGCTAGAGATTCCGCAACAGCAGATGCACCAAATTCCGATTGGATCCTTTCAGCCGCGCCAGAGTCCACAGCAGAAGCATATTGTACAACAAAAGATATCGCTGTGACGATCAGAGTCGCGCCGAGCTTTTTCCATACAGGCCATTTTCGAGGATTAACATCAATATCTTCATCGGCTTGTTGCTTGCGGTGTGGCGAAGTTGATATCGTGGGTTTATTGATGGCTGTCTCGTCGGACTCGGATAAGCTGATTGGGAGTTGTTCTGTCAGTTGTAGCACTGATCGAGCTGCTATGTTACGCCGTTGTATAAAGGACTGCATTGTTGCTGTGACTCCACAAGAGCTATTGTCGACTTATGAAGCACGAGTATGTGTGTACATCGCATTGTGACATCGTGCAGGGTCGGCAgttgatatatattaattgaAGCTGGTGAAACAGGCATTTTGACTGCACGCATCTAAGAACCAATGACGTGTTGAAACTGAtcgtataataataaaacgcCGACAGATGCATGTAAAAAGCTTGAGAAGTTCTATCATTAAGCGGCTGACGGGCTCGCCGAGTTTCCGTCCTGCTCACTCAAAGGGACTGAAAACCTAGGGTTAGTAATGACTTTGAGAGcgagaaataagaaaaatagcACAGCGCTGAATCCTGCCTAATACGGTAAGCTACAGCGATGTAATTACATAGCTGCGCTTGATTCTACTGCTCCCAATGGGACCATCCCATCGGCCTATACTGTAGGCCTATGAACCGACTATGGAAATGACGTGTGAGTGCGGTGGGACTGCCCTTTACAAAAACGAGCATTGCCCCCGTTTGGCATGGTCGGGCGGAGATGCTCGTGAGAACTAATTACACCTTGCCTAAGATAGTCAAGTTGTACATATGAACGCCATGGCTTTACCTTTTTGGTCTTAGTAATGAAGAGCTTCTGTGTTCTATGCGCGTTACCCTTGTGAAGAGCTCGCGTTTCGCTCAATAACTCTGCCTGCTGGTCGTCATTTAGGAGATTATTTAGGAGTGGGATATTCTTAATCAAATGATGCTCAACATTCCAGAGGGAAGACATGTCTCTGACGTAGGCTCACTCGCTTCATcgttaatttaaaagcacCAGAAATCTCAGCTGCAACTAGAAAGTACTCGTTAGCGGCGCAATCAAATGGGGGCCAAGgtgaatatatatacattagTAGTTAGTAGCATTGCCGTATGGTATTGAGCGGGCTTATTGTTGAGCTTCTATTTGTTAGTGCCGGTTATTAAAACCAATCACCAAAGCCTCGTGCTAGCCTACTCACACAAAGGCAGTGCTTGgaacgaagaagaaatacaCAATTCTGATCAATAGCCAACCACTTGCAACCGAACGCAACGTAGTTCATTTGGCTATGGCCACCAAAATCATGCAAGCCAAGGAACCATTTGATCAGCTTGCGAAGGCCAGTTTTTCAAAGGACAGTGCTGTAGCGGCAGCTAGAGATCATAGAGTCAAAGTAACTTGTCTGGTTATCTAAGTGAAAGAGACGAATCTAATCCTGTATTATAGTGTAAACGGAAGAAGATTCTAATCCTCTGTTATAGTTATTCCTAGCTACATACGCAGTCTATCGGAGCTCTCATTTCCCGAGGAGCGCAACAGCACCAGGAGCCACGTGAGCGCGGCAGTCGTCGTCTATTACACGCATTCGCTTAGCTTGGTTCGTTTGACAATGCCCTTTATGTAATTCTCCATATAATAATGGAATCATCGTGCATACTTTCCTTCTCCTAGTGATCGATGTATGACAAATGAATTACCAACAGCAGCTCGTCTCGGTCAGCTCAGTCGGCTGGGTGCGTCATCTTCAGAtatagattaaattaaagtcgTGATATTTACAGTCGGTCAGCGCTATGTTCATGCTTAGCAAATGCTTCCCTGTTGCCCGCACAGCTCTAACTTGTAAAGTTGAAGATAAGCAAGCTTGGTTTACTCATTGTATTAATAACACACACTGGACTCCTAATGAAGATGACAAAGCTGCTGGGACAGGAGCGGCTGACTATATAGACGAGAGATATCGCAGATTTCGGAGGTTTGGGTCACATCACTACCTACTCTTAAATTAAGCATTACGAGCTGAAGTCTCTGCCATCAAGATGTCAGAGCTGGCGTACCAGATACTCCCGACTGTCAACCAGGTTGAAGTTGGTAATTATTCCGTTTTTTATCGTGAAGCAGGACCTCTGAATGCTCCAACTCTACTGCTGCTTCATGGTTTTCCATCGTCTTCATTCCTCTTTCGACATATGATTCCTATTCTTGCATTGACATATCACGTCATTGCTCCTGATTTTCCCGGTTTTGGATTCACAAAGAGCCCTGCGAACTTCCCTCACACTTTTGATAACATAGCCAATGTCATGGAAGGGTTCCTGGACGCGCTAGATATTCAAGAATTCGCCGAATACATTATTGATTACGGTGCTCCAGTTGGGCTGCGACTTGCCGTAAGGCGTCCACACGCTGTCAAGGCCATTGTATCTCAAAACGGGAACGCTTACCTGGATGGTCTTGGACCAGGGTTCGGCGCAATAAGATCATATTGGGCGTCTGGTAGCCAATCGTGAGTTAGCTTACTGCTGCGGAGTTTATTGAGGAATCATCTTTTCAAAGCTTGCGGCTGATCGTCTTAGTGACCGGGATGCTCTACTTCCTTTCTTCACCCTAAACGCAACAGAGTCGCAGTATACCACCGGCACGAAGAACCCGGAATCTCTTGAACCGGAATCGTGGTGGCTCGATTATGCACTCATGAACGACCAACTAGGAAATATAGACATCCAGCTAGATTACCTCTTCGACTATCAGACAAACGTTGCACAGTACCCACAGTATCAACAGTACTTGCGCCAGTCTCAAGTGCCTCTGCTCGCTGTATGGGGAAAGAATGACCAGTTGTAAGATGCTTCCCTGTATAATGAAGTACTATGCTGTGTTATCGTCGGTCACTAACCGGTCTCTAGCTTCCTCCCCGCTGGTGCGGAAGCCTATAAACGAGACTTGCCCCATGCTGAGATTCACCTCATTGATGCTGGCCATTTTGCGCTGATTAGCAATCTGAGGGATATTGTGCATTACATGCTACCATTTTTATACAAAAATTTGAAAAGTGGAAAGCATCACTAGACGTGTAGGGTACGAATCAGGATGGAGAATTTCAACATCCTATTTGTGGGTGTTGCTAATTCATAAATGATAGAGCATAGCTTGCTTTAATATAGACACAaacggagtactccgtatatgtGGATGAAATATACGtctagtaatattttagcaTATGATTTTCTTAACTCAATAGCACCAACCTATTGTTGTGCGTTGGTGAGCATTACCCTAGGTAAATTGGCGTGCGGAGTTTGGACGATGCAGGCTCTTGTTTCCGAAGCCAAATCGCCCCACTCGCTTATGGACGACAGGCTGCTTTCCCCTTTACTCTATTCATGAGCTCGACATGAAAGTCTTTGTAGAACTTCTTGGTTCTTCTTTAAGTAATGTATATACGAAATAAAATGACTCCGCAAATTTCAGGCCTCGATCGCACATTTGTGAATCTAACGGACGATCCCGCAGAGGGACGAGGCGCAAGGCGCACATATATCCGCCGGGCGGTGATGAAGAGCTACCACGAGCGCCGaagccagaagaagagggctcCGAAATCTGAGGCTGCTGTAGCTGAAAAGAGAGCTGGAAAGCATTTAGCAGCACTAATGGCGTCTATTGACAGACAAATGGCTCCACAGTCTTATGCCCTTGTTAGTATTCATGGATCAACTGGCCTTTCTCTTGTTATCTCCGATGGCATCATCTTACTGTATTAAAGATACCCAAGTTCATCCTTTTTGAACGGATAAGATTTTCCGAGCCACCAATGACACAAATAAGCTGTTTGTTACTACGGTATCTTTGTGGCCAAGTCTCAAAGGCTTCCCATGACTTGTCTTATGTGGGATTTATCCACCATACCACTTCTCAGAACGAACTCAAAGACAACTCCGAAAATATGGTTATGAATCACAATACCCTCAAAACAAGCCTGAACGTACTGCAATCatgtaattataataataacctcCCCAATCTTGCTGCAGACAATGAATCATTATGGGAATTGATACACCAGCATCAAGAATGGATATACTCAAGGGTAAGAAGCACACTTCAGCCGTCTTCGCACAACTGTGTTATATACTTGGTTGCTTGAAGCTAACTTGCTATCAAGATAACTACGTTTAGCCAATGGGAATTGCTATCTGCCGCGCAAGCGACTACCATTTACCTTCTTTTACGAGTTAAGCAGGGGAGGAATAGCGCAGCATTCCCAAACGGGGACATTGCACTCCTCTTTACGCTTGGGGTGAGCTACCTCGCCAATATCTTTCGATTCTCTCCCTTTCTATTCCATAAAGTTTCAAAATGGAAAACtgacggaaaaaaaaaaaaaaaaaaaaaggctatttttaGACATTTCCATAAGACCACTTTATTGGACAGCCGCCCTCGACAAGACTTTAGACAATGGGTATTTTTCGAATCCTTCACGCGCATTGCCTGTATATACTTCACTCTGAGTGCAGTAGTATCCACGAACTTTGGATTGCCGTGCGATGATCCGAAAGATTGGAATTTTGGTTCCATGCTGGTGCCAGCTACAAAAGCTTCATGGGTCGCTGCAAATGCTTCGGAGTGGATGAGCGCCTTGCCACCGGAAAAAGAACTCACGTGGAGAGATTTAGTCTCCACGGCATCTTTAGATGGCTCTCCTGTGGAAACGTGGAAAGAAAGCTCTGATGAACTTGGCATGGTTGttatgatgacgatgacctTAATATCTCAGCAGCCACAATATCTGATCCCGTCTCCTTCTATGTAGATTAGCTGACTGAAGTTGGTTAGCACCCGTAATTTATTTCTCTGAATGTCGTGTGGGGTTCGAATTGATATATGGAGATATTATTTTGCGGACTACACAAATTTTCTATCTCTGACTGGGAGATTTTATGACGGCGGCTGGGGGGCTTTAGTTTGAGTGGCGCAACCGGGAAGTAAGCGTCTCTCTCCTTTATCCTTCGAAATCGTGCGACACAGCCGCCAGAAGATATTAACGTTAGATCTAACAAATGGTTGAGTAACTTGGTTACCTGGAGGTCTAAACTACCGTGGCAGACAAATACTGCCCGCCTGTAGTCTCAAATAAGAGCCAATAGCACAACACAAATCCCCGATTCTTTCAACAGTGGAAAAACAAGTCTACTCAATGTGAGATTTTTTGAGAGAAAATTGAATTGATTGAAGTTATCAAAATGCGGCGTATGCATCGGAAGTCTCTATGAGTGGCCTTCATAGGTATATACAAGCGGCGTGTGCCAGGGGTTGGGACTGGTTCCCTTTGCGACAATCCAGGCAGCATCAAGAGCCTTGACAACCTCCTCTGGCAAAGGCCCCTTCTCCAGGTCCGCGATATTCTGATGCAACTGCTCAATTTTACTTACTCCAAAAATGACTCCGTCGTTTCCACCATCTTTGGCGAATTTTAAAGCAGAGTGGTGCATGACCCAGCGCAACGCGACCTCGGGCATAGTCAAGCTGTGACTTTCAGCAGCTTGTCGAAGAATGTCAAGCGCTTTAAATAGGCTGTCGTTGAAGTACAGTTGCCGGAAAATTGGTCCCAGGAAAGTGCTAGTGCTGAAGCGACCGCTTTGCTCTTCGTCATCCGCAGACTTATAGCGCCCAGTCAACAAGCCTCCACCGAGCGGCGTAAAGATGACAATCTCCAATCCAAAACGGCGACAAGCAGGAACCACTTCAGTCTCAAGATTACGAGCTGGTAGCAGCAGAGTCAGCTTCTCGTCGATTCCCTGGGTCAAAGAGATCGGGTGGGGAGGGGTCCTTACTGATGGCGTTGTAAATTCCCTGGTAAATGGTGGGCTTAATCCAACCTCGAGCTTGGCACAGCATAACAACTTCGGCAACTTCATAAGCAGGGAAGTTGCTAACGCCAAGCTGTTTGAACTTGCCCTCCTTGTATAACTCATTTGCGGCTTCGAGTGTCTCGGTAAAGGGGGTGGTTCGATCAGCGGAGTGAAGGTAGAAAATGTTCACGCAATCAGTACCAAGCTCTGCTAGGGACGTTTCCAGATCCTTGCGGAGGTTGGCAGCTGAATGAGCCCCGGGACCGTGGGGGTAGCTTTTGGTAGCGATCTTGAAACCGCGTTCTTTCCATCCTGCTTTTGCGGTGAAGGCTTCTTGTTTCTGCGCAGAGTATATACGAGCTGTATCAAGTTCGTTGTATCCATGCGCTTGGAAGGcatcgagatgctgctgaaaTTCTTCAACTGTTGTTACACGGTTGTCTGCCGAAGCTTCACGAGGGCCATAGGTCATAAGACCGAGGATAACTCTGGGCTTTGGGGACGCCATTGTGCGTGTGCTATGAGAATCTTGAGAAGCAATTGCTATTTGACGATTTTAAGAATGaagattatatatttaatttatatatttaatgagAGATATTGGGTTGACTTTATATCTATTTGGTCCTACCACTTGTTCGATCCCCAAGAACGCGATTCATAGCTTTCGGGTTGACAGCCGTGTAAAGCCTATTCAGGCCTATCGTATGCCGTTTTTAGTATGACATCTACGCGCGCTAACCCTAACTTGGCATGACAGAGGCTTGAGGCTTTTGGCCCCTGGCAGGAACCCCCAAATATACACAGACAAATTCCAACTACACCCGGACAACTAAACCTAATCCAGcctaagtaattttaatatatattttcttaagtaattatacctttagctatttaactttagttttttataaatacctttaGTTCTCTATAATATACCTTAAGCTGCCTGCTATACCAGCATATTGtatactataaaaagctaggtTATAAGGCATTTTTAatgtatttaaattaattaaaaattttaattaaaaatataactgaGGTTATCCCGGTAATTTAAGCTAATTAAAGGCCTagaaatttacttatataagcaGTTTAAGCTAATTAAAGGCCAGGAAAAACACTACTTTAGAGGCATAAGGGGGTCCCTTTATAATTTAgctaaaaattataaaaattattaaaattatatttttttatataaatacagctatttaataaagcagcTGCTATAGCTAGAAAGGGTTAAACTAATGTATTAAAGGCTATAgctattaactataaaactaAGGAGGTACCTTacctataaaattatatatagaaatacTTCTATAGTTtctaaaaaattattaaa contains the following coding sequences:
- a CDS encoding uncharacterized protein (antiSMASH:Cluster_6.3), whose translation is MSTPFESEILAANAKYVSTYRHSGLECPPQKKAVLVTCMDCRLDPKSALGFELGEVTTIRNAGASGQDAARSAILTTHVLGAQEVLLIKHTRCGLLGVPQEAVHGIMKKNLGWRSPRTWITSMFLLSMI
- a CDS encoding uncharacterized protein (SMCOG1262:haloalkane dehalogenase~EggNog:ENOG41~antiSMASH:Cluster_6.3~MEROPS:MER0003280); the protein is MSELAYQILPTVNQVEVGNYSVFYREAGPLNAPTLLLLHGFPSSSFLFRHMIPILALTYHVIAPDFPGFGFTKSPANFPHTFDNIANVMEGFLDALDIQEFAEYIIDYGAPVGLRLAVRRPHAVKAIVSQNGNAYLDGLGPGFGAIRSYWASGSQSDRDALLPFFTLNATESQYTTGTKNPESLEPESWWLDYALMNDQLGNIDIQLDYLFDYQTNVAQYPQYQQYLRQSQVPLLAVWGKNDQFFLPAGAEAYKRDLPHAEIHLIDAGHFALISNLRDIVHYMLPFLYKNLKSGKHH
- a CDS encoding uncharacterized protein (antiSMASH:Cluster_6.3~SMCOG1039:aldo/keto reductase family oxidoreductase), which translates into the protein MASPKPRVILGLMTYGPREASADNRVTTVEEFQQHLDAFQAHGYNELDTARIYSAQKQEAFTAKAGWKERGFKIATKSYPHGPGAHSAANLRKDLETSLAELGTDCVNIFYLHSADRTTPFTETLEAANELYKEGKFKQLGVSNFPAYEVAEVVMLCQARGWIKPTIYQGIYNAITRNLETEVVPACRRFGLEIVIFTPLGGGLLTGRYKSADDEEQSGRFSTSTFLGPIFRQLYFNDSLFKALDILRQAAESHSLTMPEVALRWVMHHSALKFAKDGGNDGVIFGVSKIEQLHQNIADLEKGPLPEEVVKALDAAWIVAKGTSPNPWHTPLVYTYEGHS
- a CDS encoding uncharacterized protein (EggNog:ENOG41~antiSMASH:Cluster_6.3~TransMembrane:9 (o17-38i50-73o85-101i167-186o206-225i245-264o270-292i304-324o336-360i)), which codes for MLCTMGAGLAPNIGAQLALRFLAGMFGSTPLVCAGGTISDLWDPVDQIHIFPIYATGGFFGLAVGPAIGGLIADSKIVGWRWVEWSTLVLSGAVLLLVLIFQPETHASTLREWQTAAATAKTISGDGEIPSAKILGDTEQASGFQRFKAKIGPALYRPVQLSYSEPIIIMISVYLSVLYIVIFTFLPGYTFIFTNTYGFSLAERGLSFFGLGVGFLLTLATTIPITIQSRKIIQRDGKLSPESRLWFAMVGAPTIPIGLFWMAWTTRASISYWSALAASVLLGFGILCVFISSYQYIIYTYEQLAASGLVFVTLTRYLVAGGMVEVGIPMYANLGVAWALTLLGILSALLIPIPFSLFYWGPKIRQWSKHVK
- a CDS encoding uncharacterized protein (antiSMASH:Cluster_6.3~SMCOG1038:phenylalanine-specific permease~TransMembrane:12 (i48-68o74-94i128-149o155-177i189-207o247-267i279-299o331-356i376-393o405-428i449-472o478-496i)), whose translation is MEKKYGSGPDEAYDINIEASSPNDNNDFTLAHDGEQLQRGLKSRHLQFLALGGAIGTGLFVGSGSILADTGPAPLFMAYISMSIIVYVVMNVLAEMTVYLPFRGVTIPYYVSRYVDPSLGFAAGWNYWYAYTMLVAAEASAAAIVIEYWKAHVNVAVWIAIILVVLLALNLFAAAIFGEAEFVFASIKLIALFVLCIIGIVLFFGGGPDQHHVLGFHYWNDPGAFVEYNAKGSTGKFLGYWHAFVKAGFAFITSPELIAIAAGEAVSPRRNLKKAARRFVFRLALFYGVSSLIIGIIVASNDPRLLGASDASASPFVIGIQNAGIPVLNHIINAVILTSAWSAGNSFLYSASRVLYSMAVSGQAPKVFALTNRMGVPYVAVLFTWVFTLLAFLNVSNSGATVFNWFVNISTISGFIAWIIIMITYLRFRKAIIFNNLLGELPYKTPFQPYATYFALFIISILTLTNGFQIFIGDNWNVSDFIAAYITLPIVLVLYLGHKIWKRTPFCIKTSEVDVITGKKEMDEMEAMDQPPVPKNWLQKIWFWLA